The sequence CCCTGGGGCGCCGGCTCGCAGCTTCCGATCTGGGTCGCTGCCTACGGGCCGATGGCGCTCGCGCTCGCCGGCGAGGTCGGCGACGGTTTCATCCTGCAGCTCGCCGACCCCGACATCACGGCCTGGTCGATCCAGGCAGTGCGGACCGCTGCAGAGGCGGCCGGCCGCAACCCCGACGACCTGACGATCTGCGTCGCCGCCCCGGCGTACGTCACGGATGGTTCGGACACCGGCCTGGACCACGCCCGCAACCAGTGCCGATGGTTCGGGGGAATGGTCGGCAACCACGTCGCGGACATCGTCGCGAGGTACGGCGCCGACGGCGCGGCCGTGCCGAAGGCGCTGTCCGACTACATCGCCGGCCGGCAGGGCTACGACTACAACCAGCACGGCAAGGCCGGCAGCGAGCACACCGACTTCGTACCGGACGAGGTGATCGACCGGTTCTGCCTGCTCGGCCCGGTCGACGCGCAGATCGCGCAGCTCGAGCAGCTGCGGTCGCTCGGCGTCGACCAGTTCGCGCTGTACCTCCAGCACGACGCGAAGGGCGCAACCCTCGCGGCGTACGGCGATCAGGTGATCCCGGCCGTCAACGCGCGGGCCAGCACCAAGACCTGAGCGGAGGCCGACTCGCCGCCGCCGAGAGGCGGAGTCAGGAGCAGCGCGTGGCGACGTCGGCGCGCAGCGCCTCGAGGCGTACTGCCGCCTCTGCCCGAGCCGCCGCGAGCCCGGCCATGCCGGTCGGCTCGGTGCTGACCTCCAGGTAGGCCTTGAGCTTCGGCTCCGTGCCGCTCGGCCGCAGCACGACCCTGCCGTGCGGCCCGAGCCGCACGACCAGCCCGTCGGTCGGCGGCAGGCCACGGTCACCCTTTGCGAGATCGATCACTTCTGTGACCGCGTGCCCGCCGAGCTCGGTCGGTGGCTCGCGCCGCCATGAGTCCACCACCGCGGCCAGCGTCTGGATGCCGTCCGGGCCTTCAGCGCGCCGGGACCACTGGCTGGTCAGGTGGACGCCGAGCCGCGCGGACAGCTCGTCCAACCGGTCGAGCAGGCTGCCGCCCCGCGCGCGGGCGATCGCGGCCATCTCCGCGACCACGAGCGCGGCGCTCATCCCGTCCTTGTCCGCGACGACATCGCCGATCGTGTAACCGAGCGCTTCTTCGTAGCCGAAGACCAGGTGATACCCCGGGCGGTTGCGAGCAGCGCGTGCGATCCACTTGAAGCCGGTCAGGGTCTCCTCGTAGGCGACGCCCGTGTCGGCGGCGAGCTTCGAGAGCATCGAGGACGACACCACCGTCGTCGCGACCAGCCGGCCGGGCCCTTCGGTCACCTCGATCCGCCGGTCCGCGAGCAGGATGCCGAGCTCGTCACCGGTCAAGGCCCGCCACCGACCGTCGCGCCCCGGCACCGCCACCGCCAGCCGGTCGGCATCAGGGTCGTTGGCGATGACGATGTCAGCGCCCGCTGACTCGGCGAGGGCGATCGCCAGGTCCAGCGCGCCCGGCTCCTCAGGGTTCGGGAACGGCACGGTCGGAAAGTCCGGATCGGGCTCGGCTTGCTCGGCAACGACCCGAGGCGGCTCGAACCCGGCCTCGACCAGCAGGCCGGGCGTCACCTTGCCGCCGACCCCGTGCAGGGGCGTGTAGGCGATCCGCAGCTCTCGTGGCGCCGCCGGGTCGAGCATTCCGAGCACCGCTGCCCGGTACGCCGGCAGGATCTGCCCGGCG comes from Mycobacteriales bacterium and encodes:
- a CDS encoding phospho-sugar mutase codes for the protein MTPADVPAGLRAEVEAWVGSDPDPQTRIELTGLLEAGDTDAIEARFAHPLAFGTAGLRGELGGGPARMNRLVVRRTTAGVARWVSDRGADAAAAGVVVGRDARHGSATFAADTVDVLVALGVTPHVIEEALPTPITAFAVRHLGAAAGIVVTASHNPAADNGYKVYAGDGSQIIPPDDRLIAEAAAAADVPAPDPEAAAAVPGIAGQILPAYRAAVLGMLDPAAPRELRIAYTPLHGVGGKVTPGLLVEAGFEPPRVVAEQAEPDPDFPTVPFPNPEEPGALDLAIALAESAGADIVIANDPDADRLAVAVPGRDGRWRALTGDELGILLADRRIEVTEGPGRLVATTVVSSSMLSKLAADTGVAYEETLTGFKWIARAARNRPGYHLVFGYEEALGYTIGDVVADKDGMSAALVVAEMAAIARARGGSLLDRLDELSARLGVHLTSQWSRRAEGPDGIQTLAAVVDSWRREPPTELGGHAVTEVIDLAKGDRGLPPTDGLVVRLGPHGRVVLRPSGTEPKLKAYLEVSTEPTGMAGLAAARAEAAVRLEALRADVATRCS
- a CDS encoding TIGR03842 family LLM class F420-dependent oxidoreductase, with the translated sequence MDFGVVLQTDPPAWRVVDLAREAEQYGFTHMWTFDSHLLWQEPFVIYSQVLSATHRMKVGPMVTNPATRDWTVTASLFATLNDMFGNRTVCGIGRGDSAVRVINGAPVSLKTLREAIEVIRPLANGGQADYKGSRLQFPWGAGSQLPIWVAAYGPMALALAGEVGDGFILQLADPDITAWSIQAVRTAAEAAGRNPDDLTICVAAPAYVTDGSDTGLDHARNQCRWFGGMVGNHVADIVARYGADGAAVPKALSDYIAGRQGYDYNQHGKAGSEHTDFVPDEVIDRFCLLGPVDAQIAQLEQLRSLGVDQFALYLQHDAKGATLAAYGDQVIPAVNARASTKT